The Brassica napus cultivar Da-Ae chromosome C7, Da-Ae, whole genome shotgun sequence genome has a segment encoding these proteins:
- the LOC106431008 gene encoding probable RNA-binding protein ARP1 isoform X2 produces MTGGIGLGDTTYTKVFVGGLAWETHKDTLKKHFEQFGEILEAVVITDKASGRSKGYGFVTFKEADAASKACVDATPVIDGRRANCNLASLGLQRSKPSTPNHGGGRINNMRVMMNTMQTGFGPPHPPPTFPHYPQLPLNLFGYSPYSSDYSPFPTSLYGVYDCYSRGQYGLYSNGNGGSGGLTAAAASAAPFYPCGSGGVQFTQPQPFYHHFSSYNNPHQYSPATISVQQVCFAVPQV; encoded by the exons ATGACGGGAGGAATAGGGTTGGGAGACACGACGTACACAAAGGTGTTTGTCGGAGGATTAGCTTGGGAGACGCACAAGGATACGTTGAAGAAGCACTTCGAGCAGTTTGGGGAGATTTTGGAAGCTGTAGTCATCACCGACAAGGCTTCAGGCAGATCTAAGGGCTACGGATTC GTGACGTTCAAGGAGGCAGATGCGGCGAGCAAGGCTTGTGTGGACGCTACTCCTGTGATCGACGGAAGAAGAGCAAATTGCAACCTTGCCTCTCTTGGTCTTCAAAGATCCAAACCCTCCACTCCTAACCATg GGGGAGGTAGAATTAACAATATGAGAGTGATGATGAACACAATGCAAACTGGTTTTGGACCACCTCATCCACCACCCACTTTCCCTCACTATCCCCAGCTCCCTCTCAATCTCTTTGG GTACTCTCCATACTCGTCAGATTACTCTCCATTCCCTACG AGCTTATACGGCGTGTACGACTGCTATTCAAGGGGACAATATGGACTATATAGCAATGGAAACGGTGGAAGCGGTGGACTAACCGCAGCAGCCGCATCAGCTGCTCCATTTTATCCTTGTGGTAGCGGTGGGGTTCAGTTCACTCAACCGCAACCGTTTTATCACCACTTCTCTTCTTATAACAACCCGCACCAATACTCTCCTGCCACCATTTCTGTTCAACAAG TGTGTTTTGCTGTGCCACAGGTGTAA
- the LOC106431008 gene encoding probable RNA-binding protein ARP1 isoform X1, with protein MTGGIGLGDTTYTKVFVGGLAWETHKDTLKKHFEQFGEILEAVVITDKASGRSKGYGFVTFKEADAASKACVDATPVIDGRRANCNLASLGLQRSKPSTPNHGGGRINNMRVMMNTMQTGFGPPHPPPTFPHYPQLPLNLFGYSPYSSDYSPFPTSLYGVYDCYSRGQYGLYSNGNGGSGGLTAAAASAAPFYPCGSGGVQFTQPQPFYHHFSSYNNPHQYSPATISVQQGVTGFPLQPPLIPYR; from the exons ATGACGGGAGGAATAGGGTTGGGAGACACGACGTACACAAAGGTGTTTGTCGGAGGATTAGCTTGGGAGACGCACAAGGATACGTTGAAGAAGCACTTCGAGCAGTTTGGGGAGATTTTGGAAGCTGTAGTCATCACCGACAAGGCTTCAGGCAGATCTAAGGGCTACGGATTC GTGACGTTCAAGGAGGCAGATGCGGCGAGCAAGGCTTGTGTGGACGCTACTCCTGTGATCGACGGAAGAAGAGCAAATTGCAACCTTGCCTCTCTTGGTCTTCAAAGATCCAAACCCTCCACTCCTAACCATg GGGGAGGTAGAATTAACAATATGAGAGTGATGATGAACACAATGCAAACTGGTTTTGGACCACCTCATCCACCACCCACTTTCCCTCACTATCCCCAGCTCCCTCTCAATCTCTTTGG GTACTCTCCATACTCGTCAGATTACTCTCCATTCCCTACG AGCTTATACGGCGTGTACGACTGCTATTCAAGGGGACAATATGGACTATATAGCAATGGAAACGGTGGAAGCGGTGGACTAACCGCAGCAGCCGCATCAGCTGCTCCATTTTATCCTTGTGGTAGCGGTGGGGTTCAGTTCACTCAACCGCAACCGTTTTATCACCACTTCTCTTCTTATAACAACCCGCACCAATACTCTCCTGCCACCATTTCTGTTCAACAAG GTGTAACCGGATTTCCACTTCAGCCACCTCTCATTCCTTACCGTTGA